actgaggagtcggagtcggagcatttatctaccgactccacagccctgattATAACATTAAGTAAATTATTACCATCATCAACTCGGTCAGGTCCTTGGGGAGGAATGGAAGCACAGGCTCATCTGTCTGATATTTTTTCAGGAAGGGAGTGAAGGTCCTGGCGAGTGCCGCGTAAAACTGCAATTTGGCCAAGATGAGTGGATCCTTCATGGCTGCTGCAACTGTGTCATAGGATGCTgagagacagatagacaggcatTTCAACTTTGCCATATATTTCAAAAAGTATGACAAGGCCACACCATCACCAGGGTCACAGTCACAGACCTATTCACAGCATTTCAGAAGGGCCTACCTGTTCCAGGGTTCGAGAGTGTCTTTGTTTTCACAGCTTCCATGTACAGGAGCAGTGATGGCCAGACTGCCAGGGCTCTCTCCACAACTGGAAGGTTTTCTACCCAACGATGGGCACAGAAAGACAGGGGGAACACACTAGACTTGGTTACTTTGATGTAATCCTCTCTCCTGGCGGGCACATTGTGGAACAATGTGTGCATGGCCCTTAACAACTTGTCCAGCTGTCATGCATTGAACCCACACTTGAATGCATTGTGCAGTGTGTGTAGTCCACAGCTCCCCACACAAATGAGCTGAACACCTGAAGGTTTCATGACAAACTTGATATTAGAAACCAAATTCTCTGTAGAAATGCTTTGTAGAACTCTTGAGATTGTTTGTTCAATGTACAGTgcactacaaataaaatgtattattataattatttatggatcacatacacacccacgcacacacagtaATAGCATTATAAACTCCTCACCTCCGTACTGCTCAGCTTGATTTATCTGGAAAAGGTCGAAGAGTTTCCAATTCACACTGGGCCCATCCATTGAGATGGACACCAAGTCCTTGAGGTTTAGTTTGTCTATACATTCCTGAAAAAAGGGCTACATTTGATTACTCAAGATAAGAGGAATAGATGAGCACATATTATGGGAAGTACTAATTGGTCATGTAACATTGCTTTTACAGGGCGGTATATGCACAAAAATTCTAGTCTATCAATATAAATTGAGAAACATTTAAGTAGAAAGGTTATGCTTACTTTGAGATGCGACAGCAGGTCTTGTGCAGTGGAATGTCCCATAAACCGGGAACCCAGATATCTGGACTGAATCTGTCCCTCATCCCAGAAACGGACATGCACATCCAGCTGTTTGTTTTTCGTAGTCTCGTTGATGCTCTCATCAAACATTAGAACGAACGGCGATTTGTTAACTTTGGACACCAGTTCCTCTTTGATATGAACAGCTAAACCAAACTTGGTTATGTAAGCCGTTTTGTCGGGACCACAACTAAAGGTGTTAGCGATGTCTGAGTCGGGGAACATGCACTTGAAAAGCTCTGAGATACCCTCATTTCCATTGTAGGACTGGTGTTTGGCGATGGTGTTAAGAGTCCACAACACCTCTGCTTTCATCGTTGGTGTGGACCCAAAAGCTGTGCGCAGACCCACTCTAACGTTAGTTGCGGTCGTAGCTGGAGGGGCTGCAGCGCTAGCAGCTGGCTGGTTAAGGTTATCTGCTGCCGCTTCAGCAGGTTGAAACACGCCGGCGATTGAAGGAGTTTGTTCTTTACCTTTGATGGAGTTCTTGTGCTTAGACGACTTGGCATGAGACTCTAACCCCTTCGCGCCCATTGTGCCTAGTTGAATCCTTTTTTTGCATACGGTGCAAAAAGCCTCGAACACACTGTTGTCCACTGGTTTTAACCAATTAGAAAATGAATGTATATCCAGCCACGCTTCGTTAAATTTACATTTCCCCATGACCCCCGCATGAAATGGGTAGCTAGGTACTGTGAAAAAGGCATTAGAAACGTGATTGGCACGTATTAAAATGTCTAGCGTTGCATTCTAGAATTTTTGGTTCGGTTCGTCTTTTGACTCGGGGCTGCGTTGCGTTCACAATTATTGGTTCCGCCACTCTCTTTAGGCGACGTTATTTAACCAAATAATGGTGGTTGACAAGTTAAACTTTTGAGGAGAAATGCGACACGGAGAAGTTACGTACTGCACAAATTTTAAGACCCAGGTATAAAAATTCAAGACTTTTTCCAAGTCTTTTTAAGGTATTATTTCCAAATTCATAAATTCAATGCTTTTAAGACCCTGCGGGAACCCTGCTATAAGAGATGTTTTCATGGTGCTGTTCACAGGACAAAAATGACACGTAGTTTACTCGTCACAGAGTGCTCACTGCCTTTCCTGACTGTCTTTTATGGTGAGGCAAACAAGACACCTATGCAGCACTCTAACAAGGTTCCTTGGTTACATGTGTCATTTTCACAGCTTAAAACAAGATCCATCTCTGACAAAGTTAACGTGTGATAAAACTGTTTAACCCCCAGGGAGCTCTGTGGGAACACAGCCACACAAATCAAATACCTCAGAAGATAAGGGTGAAACAAGATTTTCACAGCACCAGAAAAAATGAGCTAAGATGTCTTTCGAGACAAGCCATTCTTCCTCTGCAGATTTCGCATATAGCATTATTCCACTTTACAAAGTGTGATCTACAAAGTATTTGCTACAAGCAGTAAGTTCCCTAACCGTGAGACCAGCACCCCCTCCCAAATAAACGTCCATATGATCAGGTTCCCATGTCGTAATGACCCTGGCTGTCATCCAGGTTAGATAAAACACATCAAGTTGAAAACAAATTTTGATACATTAATAAAATCAACAAAGGCAACAGAATGAAGGCCACATTTCATGAAAGTGCGAAGGCAGTGTGTAAAGGTCCATGCTATACAATATATGCTAAATATTAAGTTTCCAACCAGAGAGAATAATATACTGGATCATGTGTACAGCAATGTTAAAGGAGCCTACAAAGCGGTACCCTGCCCTCATATTGGACAATCAGACCATATTTCCCTATTTCTGTATCCTTTATATAGACAGGTTTTAAAGCAAATCCCCCCAGTAAGTAAAGCAGTTAAAGTATGGACTGTGGAATCAGACCAACAGCTTCGGGACTGCTTTGAGTGTACTGACAGGGAGGTATTtaaaaccactgctttataaATGGACGGTACTGTTGATCTGGAGGAATATACAACAGTGGTGACAAGTTACATTAGTAACTGAATTTCAGACATTGTACCAACAAAGACGATGTGGACTTATCCAAACCAAAAGCCATGGATAAACTGTGAGGTACGGTCCAAGCTGCGTGCCCGGGCAACTGCATTTGCCTCAGGCAACACTGATGACTACAAGAAGGCCAGATATGACCTACATAGATCAATCAAAGAAGCCAAAAGACAATACAAGCAGAAGCTGTAGGATCACTATGCAAACACTGACAGTCGGCACATGTGGCAGGGCTTACATCAAATCAcagattatcaaaataaaaataggGAGGAAATGATTGTCTGCACCACGCTACCTGATGAACTGAATGACTTTTATGCTCGCTTTGAAGCTCTCAACGCTGAGGCACAGCGTTATGGGCTGAAAGTTAGAGATAAACAACATCCCTCTTTTACGGTCTCATCAGGAGATGTGTGCAGGACTCTGAGAAGAATAAATTCAAGGAAAGCGGCTGGGCCTGACAACACCCCAGGCCATGCACTCAGAGCTTGCTCCTCAGTATTAGCGAACGTCTTTGCAGACATTTTCAATCTGTCCCTTACACAGGCCTTAGTTCCCACCTGTCTCAAGGCAACAACCATCATACCTataccaaagaaaaaaaatagtgaCTTGTCTTAACGACTATTGATATCCTGTTGCTCTGACTTCAATTGTcatgaagtgttttgaaaaactAGTCATGGCACACATGCAGAACATTATACCAGATACGTTAGACCCTCTTCAGTTTGTTTAGCGGGCTAACAGATCCACAGACGACACCGTCAGCACTGCCATTCACACAGTGTTCTCACACCTAGGGCATAAGGACAGCTATGCaaggattttatttattgattacaGTTCTGTATTTAATAAAGTTATATCATCAAAACTCACAAAACTACTCACTCTCGGCCTACCAAGAAGTTTCTGCAGCTGGATCCTAAATTTCCTTACAGGTAGACCACAGTCAGTTCGGACTGGGGGCCGCTCCTCTGCTGTACAAATTCTCAACACAGGAACTCCCCAGGGTTGCGTGTTGAGTCCCCTGCTCCATACCCTCTTTACTTCTGACTGTACTGCATCACAGAACAACACTAGTATCATAAAATTTGCTGATGATACAATGGTCATTGGACTGATTACTGGTAGTGATGAGACAGCATATAGGAGGGAGGTGGTGAGTTTAGTGGAGTGGTGTCAGGACAATAATCTCTCCCTAAATGCtgacaaaaccaaggagatgacTGTAGACCCACGgaagaaacaaaaacatcacACACACTACTGCATATTGGAGAGAAGGATGTGGAGAGagtgaaaacatttaaatatcttGGTGTTCACTTCAGTGATGACCTTACTTGGTCTCACAACATCAATCAGCTGGTGAAGAAGTCTCAACAGCGTTTGTACTTCCTAAGAAGGCTGAGGAAATTTGGAATGGCAACCAGAATTCTTAAAAACTTCTACAGTACTAGTACTATTGAGAGTATTCTCACCAGCAACATCACAGTTTGGTTTGGGAACTCAACTGCAAAGGACTGGAAAGCCTTGGAACGAGTGGTGAGAATTGCCCAAACCATTATTGGAGCATCTCTACCATCACTGGAGGACATCTATCACTCCAGAGTCATCAGGAAAGCCCATAGCATCATTAGAGACAATAGCCACCCTCAGCATAGACTGTTCACACTACTGCCTTCAGGCAGCCGCTACAGATGTGTGAAATCAAGAACCACCAGATtaaagaacagtttttattcacAGGCCATCAGGCTGGTGAATGATTCACACCCACTATCTCTTCCCCCTCATAACACTGACTTTGTCAGGACAATTACCCTGTGAACAATGAGAGCCATAAtcaccatgcacacacacacagacacaggacaATTTCTGCAGACTCTGCACACCACATAGGCTAGTCTGAGAACTTTATATTCAATTCAGCACTTATTTAATTGCTCTTTTGCACAATATTGTAAATTATTTCTGaatatttatgtttttgcaCAATAGCCTTTTTTGTAATGCACACTGTATTGTCACTCTATGTTTAATGTTCTATGTTTAGGTCGGTGCGACGGAACATACAGGGTAAGATTTTCATTGTACGGTGTAACTGTTTTTACCATGCATATGACAAATTTCTTAATCTTAATGCTGATCATACGTCTCAGGTCCACTGAAAGGTGCTGCGTGTCTTAACTGAGGTCTGCACAGCCTTGGCGAATCACTGTAAATGCAAACCGACATGATGAAGAAGCACAGAGGGGGAAACCTGACTCCATGCTGGGGCaatgtgtgtgctgtgtgttgcCATTATACAGCAAGACAGTTGTTCTTGAGGCTGGTGCAGTTAGGGTTGGCTTTTACAGAGCGGCGCTGCAGATGCAGACCTTACAGGTTGCTAAGCTGGAAAACAACTTAATCAGAGGTTGACTCATATTTGCTGCtggaaaatgttaaaatgttacataATGCACAAAAGAGCACCAAGAAAGCCCATGAGTCTCACTATATGTCGCTTCGCACAAAAGTGTgtgctaaatacaaataaacagaaatgtaACATGCCTTACGGAAAACACATTTGCTCAGAGAACCAGAGGACAAGCAAAGAACTGATGGAAAGATAACCAAAAGACAACAGGATCAGACAGCGAACTGTAAGCATGTGTTCAGAGTGCACAAAGCTGACTGGCCTGTCAGCACATTCACCCTATCAGCTGCTAAATTGTGCTCAGATGGCAGGTTTGTGGGGTACAGCAGCTCCCATTAgttcagaaagaaaaaacatttatcaCAGTCCGACTCTCATACCCTATGCTGCCAACATGTAAGAGGGCATCTTATCTGTGGATGCAGGTTCCCTGCAGAAAACACATCCCTCAAGGAAGCCTGGAGCCACCCTGGGAAGGACAGTAGCACAAAAACAAGTACAGTACTTGTAATTATTAATGTGAATCAAGACCAACATAAAAACAAGACAGCAATGTCCATCTCTCAGCAGTCTCTGTGCTCATTAGTTAAGATGTTTATCAGAACATCCAGGAACATTTCGTTTATGACTTCATTTGCCCATATGTGCGTTTACAGAAGTGGATATAAtgcagcctggagaagttcaggAAGACAGTCATTACCACAGTATCTTACAGGCATAAAGTCCTGTCTCTTAACGACTACGCTCTCTTCCCCCCAACTGAATCAAACAACAGACAGGGAAGGCAACTAGAAACAGCGCTCTCCACAGGCCGAGGGCAGCTGCTCCAGACCAAACTGATGTGACCAGGAGCATAATTAAACGCAGGGGGGACTGATGCACAGCAGAGCAAATATAAAGTTGGAATCTCTGGAGACAGCAGATGCCAGGACTTCACACTGCATGATTTACATGGAGATGACAATTCACAGGCAAGGAGTTAATCGGATTAAATCAATGGACAGTCTTTAAACAGCACCACAACAAGACTGATTACAATAAACTTAAGTGCTTATTCAGTCTGACATCTTTTTAAACACTATCTGTCCGAAGATCACGATAATAAGCGGACAATGTCTCAGCCCTGCGTGAGTCCACAACAGATGAACGATGCAACAAATGATCTGAAGCAACAGAACACCCAAGAAGTTACGGatcaaattttaaaaagtgattTTACCTCGTTAATTGGTGCTTGCCTCACCTGCGTTTAATTGACGCTCAGGTTAATTACCTTGCTGCAGATGATAGTGCAGGCTCTCACAGGGAAGACAGGGCATGCATTGTCTCCAGCATGCACGGCTGCAACCACAGTACCATCGGGCTCAAGTAGACCACCTGGAAGCGTACAGATCCAGCTAAGTCCCGGGTTCATCTCCGGACAATCCCACAACCCGAATCCAAAACTGTTCTCCCCAGCGGTGGCTAGCAAACTTTATGTCCTATCTGTTACAACTACCAGCATGGCGGTTCGGAAAATCACCCGGAGTCGCGAAAGGCGAAACTTCACGCTGCCCCAAACGCTGCACACGGATGGGACAGACCGCACAGTCCGGCAGGCCTTCGATGCTTGCCGCGGTTTACCAAGAAAACGCGCGTATTGACGTCTCTGCCCGATCTCTCTATTTTTAGAGGCGCAAACAGCAGCGGAGAAGCGCGGCACACTCACCGAAGTCCTGCAGACAGCCGGATCCTTTCCTCCAGACTCCCTCATCCTGGCGCCTCCGACGGGACTAGGGGATTCCTGACGTCAGGCCGATCTGGCAACCTGGCATGGTAAACGCGCCTCGTGGACTCTTAAAGGGACAGGAACGCGCTGTTCACGCGCGCTGCTACAGTAACAGCGAAAGCTGATGTCAGTGCTGTGTATCATGATGTCATTCGGAAGGTGACATGCAATAAGTATTCTTAAAGAACCCACGACCAAACAAAGCATGTTTGAGTAAagtttcataaaaatatcatCATAAGTTTTAAGAagaccaggggggtattccagaaagcaggttatgtgacatacccgggtaagtttaagggtaagttagtggataacctcatctttcggttccaaaaacggaggttaactttctgggtatgtacgtaaccatagcagcttactctctgaagataacctacTACTGAGTAGGTTAtcatgttccagggtcagtttgttgcagaaggttactgagcatggcgtgcccttttgatgacgatcctgtggacatggaggcacaaattatacaaggtttttttcgccgggagagagttataagaccgcgtattgatatcttttcatttcctaatgattatttgaaaaagcgttatcggttttcaaaagaatcgttaatttacttaacatctcttgaaaccgcatattgcaaatgtcacaaacaaaAACCGCGGGTcggcgcttagcacagaaaacattctgtacatagcacttcgtttttttgcgtcagggcattttttgtacaatatgggcgacgcagagcatgtgggaaaggcaactgtgtgtagagccgttcgtacagtatgtctggtacttaacgcttcttacacacgtttgtacagtgccctgtccataaagctctgcgtgttattaaagaggaattccacagagtggtaggtttgtcctttgtagtaaaatctatgattcatatttaatatgtagtcatactatttatatctatacatatattcatcctgcacacacacacacttgatacttccatatatgactttctatttcagggtttccaaatgtaatttggaatacatgtaatacatgtatagtgacaataaaaggcattcattcattcataattgggtgcattgatggcacctacattcctattaaagctccttcaataaatgagggagactgttaataggaaatctattcatagtatcaatgtgcaggtaacttgattttgtatccttaattttttgcctaaaatcatcaaactcattacttttttccactaactataggtaatcattacaggacagtacaatgctggttaccactggttgccctcagatggggtgaggggaggtggtggtggtggtgggcccccgccagttagatgggcttcagccttttttgcCATTAGCTACAtcacagaaagaatatactaaatcgtgtttaataaatagttcagtgatcgtgtaatcaaatattacctttttgcggaatgtttttgtgcttcattttgacttggctccaaagttcttctggctccagaaggattacaccttattaaataagaacatatattcctagtcgatacacattgttattttaacctaaagaaatgaatggcaggaaaagtaaatgctttcatagtgatttaacagtcaaaaggatgcggaggggtacgtgtttaattattttgcattataataaaaggggaggcgatgtcaaatttgcaatttaatacacacgcatttactctgtccgttattttttgccaagccaactctttctttagccgttgcagccgtattgcttttttcattattattggcttgaattcctcatatgcgtgcattaaaacgtcCAACTCCGCCtttgtgaagtatgccgctctcttttttttcactttgattttccattctgactcgtgaaatcggcgatcaattgaaaacgtctttatgtatgcacggtgcacgcgcattaactctgggtaaccaataggaggttgattgaacttactcttctcaggtgttttggaaccgacatactcatggtatgcgggtttggggtttatcaacccagaggttaagatttacaaaatggtaagttaaccaagctttctggaataccccccaggggtggccaatcttatccgcaaagggccggtgtgtgtgcgggttttcgctgcaactccctaattagattactaattagaggactgattggctgaagtaGGGTTGCCACCCGTCCTTTAAAATACGGAATCGTCCCGTATTTGAGAATGAAATTGCGCGTCCCGTTTTGAATCAATACGGGACGGGTTTTGTCCcgtatttttttatcattttttttaaagcagcgtCTCATGCAAATCATCCCACACGCATTTTATGAAGATGCCTCCTTTCCTACTTTTGATTGGGTAATACTTGATGTCATCATTAGTTTGATTGGTCTTTTTAACTGTCCAGTGAGGAGGGCGGGTCTTTTAAGTAGGGTCTGCAAAGTGTTGGCAGAGAGTAATATTGAAAAAATGGCAGATGCTTCTCCAGGTAACCCCCCGCGTCTTAAAGTTTCAGAGCTTAAACGCAAGCGGCTGCAAAAATGCCGCAGAGAGTGGGAGGAAACAAATACTTGGCTGCAGAGTGTTAGCGGAAATTGTTATCAAGCCTACTGCACAATTTGTCGTAGAGCGTTCTCTGTGGCTCAAGGTGGTCTGTCAGACGTGCAACAACATGCCTCCGGAGAGCAGCATTCCCGCAATGACAGAGCTCACAAAAATCAAAGCACAGTCAGACAGTTCTTCGTACCCCAAGTCTCTCCCGAAGCAGACATGGTAATGACAgtataataatacataaataaataaataaataattgctaaataatgttaaaaatgtgaCCCAGT
This window of the Paramormyrops kingsleyae isolate MSU_618 chromosome 1, PKINGS_0.4, whole genome shotgun sequence genome carries:
- the LOC111838546 gene encoding uncharacterized protein isoform X1, producing the protein MGKCKFNEAWLDIHSFSNWLKPVDNSVFEAFCTVCKKRIQLGTMGAKGLESHAKSSKHKNSIKGKEQTPSIAGVFQPAEAAADNLNQPAASAAAPPATTATNVRVGLRTAFGSTPTMKAEVLWTLNTIAKHQSYNGNEGISELFKCMFPDSDIANTFSCGPDKTAYITKFGLAVHIKEELVSKVNKSPFVLMFDESINETTKNKQLDVHVRFWDEGQIQSRYLGSRFMGHSTAQDLLSHLKECIDKLNLKDLVSISMDGPSVNWKLFDLFQINQAEQYGENLPVVERALAVWPSLLLYMEAVKTKTLSNPGTASYDTVAAAMKDPLILAKLQFYAALARTFTPFLKKYQTDEPVLPFLPKDLTELMMSLLRCFIKREVLHDITALQLTKLDVTDRTIWLSPKDISIGLGAESVLKGMSYCNSLTVSCPWRAGVRTSSPFLPCRRGWTSS